The proteins below come from a single Leptolyngbya sp. 'hensonii' genomic window:
- a CDS encoding sigma-70 family RNA polymerase sigma factor — MPSEFFPADPASLATQTDAELFHALKQGQTAALAVFYDRYADIVYGLALKLLTNPEEAEDVTQDVFLTLHQKKLYEPTRGALITFLTTMAHSRAIERLRSRSTKFNVLNRWHRETGSQASDVNPLQRAMSEEQAEMVRQALAQLSDNEQEVLKIAYYEGLTQAEIANRLNLPLGTVKTRSRQGLRKLRRALHNLID, encoded by the coding sequence ATGCCGTCTGAGTTTTTTCCTGCGGACCCAGCGAGTCTAGCCACTCAAACTGATGCAGAGTTATTTCATGCCCTCAAACAGGGACAAACGGCTGCTTTGGCGGTGTTCTACGATCGTTATGCAGATATTGTTTATGGACTGGCGCTTAAACTATTAACGAATCCTGAAGAAGCAGAGGATGTGACCCAAGATGTGTTCTTGACGTTGCATCAAAAAAAGCTCTATGAGCCTACCAGAGGGGCTTTGATTACTTTCTTAACAACGATGGCACATTCACGGGCGATCGAACGATTGCGTTCGCGTAGCACTAAGTTCAATGTTCTCAATCGCTGGCATCGAGAAACAGGCTCTCAAGCTTCTGATGTCAACCCTTTACAGCGAGCAATGAGTGAGGAACAAGCAGAAATGGTGCGTCAGGCTCTGGCTCAATTATCTGACAATGAACAGGAAGTTCTAAAAATTGCATACTACGAAGGGCTGACCCAAGCCGAAATTGCTAACCGCTTAAATCTCCCTCTGGGAACTGTAAAAACTCGATCTCGCCAGGGATTGAGGAAATTGCGCCGAGCTTTGCACAATCTGATCGATTAA